A section of the Cydia splendana chromosome 1, ilCydSple1.2, whole genome shotgun sequence genome encodes:
- the LOC134801468 gene encoding cytochrome c oxidase assembly protein COX20, mitochondrial: protein MDTVVKSMLEDDPEEKPGLMIMGRDVSKIPCFRESFLYGIASGVGMGLASFIKTSKPMLSQHVGVGTFAMSTLLYWSYCRYQWSKQRFDAQLLQDALKDKIMYEGTAVERELEQKGVLKSA from the exons ATGGATACAGTTGTAAAAAGTATGCTTGAAGATGATCCCGAAGAAAAGCCG GGCCTCATGATAATGGGTCGAGATGTATCCAAAATTCCTTGCTTCAGGGAGAGCTTCCTCTACGGCATAGCTTCAGGAGTGGGCATGGGGCTAGCTTCATTTATAAAAACTTCAAAACCAATGCTATCACAACATGTTGGAGTGGGAACATTTGCTATGTCCACATTATTATACTGGTCATATTGTAGATATCAATGGTCCAAACAGAGGTTTGATGCTCAACTCTTGCAGGATGCTCTGAAAGATAAAATTATGTATGAGGGCACTGCAGTAGAAAGAGAattagagcaaaaaggtgttctAAAGTCAGCATAG
- the LOC134796863 gene encoding xanthine dehydrogenase-like, which produces MEEIQKLIPKDAQTVLVFFVNGKKVTEPAPDPEWTLLWYLRRKLRLTGTKYGCGEGGCGACTVMVSQYNARDDNIKHIAVNACLTPVCAMHGLAVTTVEGIGSSQEKLHAVQERIAKSHGSQCGFCTPGIVMSMYALLRNKTKIQEKDIESALQGNLCRCTGYRPIIEGFKTFVEAWETQYANGNKGDSCMMGEECCRNKKTNEEKSMLYDKSSFQPYDPTQEPIFPPELKINTTYQKEYLCFKGESVLWLRPQNLHDVLSIKKYYPHSKIVGGNTEIGVEMKFKKIFYPILLSPSLITEMNFCSVTNKGVEIGSSTTLTEIEKFLRDVATKNPGRCNIFEAITDMLHWFAGNQVRNVASLAGNIITASPISDLNPILMASNAVLNVYSMDKGHRQVVMNESFFKGYRKTEIEDQEILMSIEIPFTKESQFFKAYKQAKRKEDDISIVTAAFNITFKDNSIVVEEATLCYGGMGPTTKCAAKTSKAMQNLRWNQNMLNVVFENLLQEFELDVSVPGGMAEYRKSLCLSLFFRFYIDVYSKIQKYNGTTIPPQYLSAATEESISWNSAQYFEINDNNRKISDSVGKPVPHMSAYKQACGEALYCDDIPHYEDELFLTLVFSTKTHAEIVSIDTSKALLVPGVVAFLSALDLEENRNKLGPIFKDEEIFASKVVTSRSCVVGAVIAKSESAARKGKDLVSVTYNALNPVIVTIEDAIAYKSYFSSPRVLKKGDVVDVFKNTKPNRIIGGHVRSGAQEHFYLETMSAFAIRREDELEIISSTQNPAEIGHLASQALGIPNNKVVSKVKRLGGGFGGKETRATILAIPVAIASYKLKKPVRAVLDRDEDMQATGYRHPCLIKYQATFDNDGRITAAKFQIYANAGNSMDISCSMMERIVMHLDNCYFIPNIDVEGYLCKTNMPSNTAFRGFGGPQAMFATETLIRDVAAALGKDYEEIADLNLYREGHLTHFNQCLTYCTISRCWKECIETSNYWERKKSVEEFNRCNRWKKKGISILPTKYGISFQGNLLMQGGALVLIYTDGSVLISIGGIEMGQGLFTKMIQVASRVLEVDISKIHISEMATNTIPNSSPTAASMSSDIYGMAVVDACTALTKRLEPYRTKDPTGTWEEWVMSAYFDRVHLSATGFYVVPKIEYNPETNTGNLFEYFTYGAACSEVLVDCLTGDHTVLRTDIVMDLGESLNPAIDIGQIEGAFTQGYGYYTIEEMVFSPTGELLSRGPGAYKIPGFSDIPKTFNVSMLKGAPNPRAVYSSKAVGEPPLFLAASVFFAIKEAIRSARVDAGVSPEFVLETPATCARIRMACEDEITKQVKPTITRNGKPWNVVA; this is translated from the exons ATGGAAGAGATACAAAAGTTGATTCCAAAGGACGCGCAAACTGTTCTAGTGTTTTTCGTGAATGGAAAGAAG GTAACGGAGCCCGCTCCGGATCCGGAATGGACGCTTCTATGGTATCTGCGGCGGAAGCTCCGGCTCACGGGCACCAAGTACGGCTGCGGGGAGGGCGGCTGCGGCGCCTGCACTGTTATGGTCTCCCAGTACAACGCACGGGATGACAACATCAA ACATATTGCTGTAAACGCGTGCTTGACACCCGTGTGCGCAATGCACGGATTAGCTGTAACGACGGTTGAAGGAATTGGTTCTAGTCAAGAAAAGCTTCACGCCGTACAGGAACGGATAGCAAAGTCTCACGGATCACAGTGCGGATTCTGCACCCCCGGCATCGTTATGTCCATGTACGCTTTATTaagaaacaaaaccaaaatacaAGAAAAAGACATCGAAAGTGCACTTCAAGGTAACCTCTGCAGATGCACCGGATACAGACCAATTATTGAAGGATTTAAAACTTTCGTCGAAGCCTGGGAAACACAGTACGCGAATGGTAATAAAGGTGATAGCTGTATGATGGGAGAAGAGTGCTGTAGAAATAAGAAAACGAATGAAGAAAAATCAATGCTATACGACAAATCATCTTTTCAGCCTTATGATCCTACACAAGAACCAATATTTCCGCCAGAGCTGAAAATTAATACGACGTATCAAAAAGAATATCTGTGTTTTAAAGGCGAAAGCGTACTGTGGCTCCGGCCACAAAATTTACATGACGTTTTGtctataaagaaatattatcCACATAGCAAAATAGTAGGAGGGAACACGGAGATAGGAGTAGAaatgaaatttaagaaaattttttaCCCAATTTTACTTTCTCCATCTCTGATAACAGAAATGAATTTTTGTTCTGTGACGAATAAAGGTGTTGAAATCGGTTCCTCTACTACATTGACGGAAATAGAAAAGTTCCTTCGGGACGTCGCTACAAAAAATCCTGGGAGATGTAATATTTTTGAAGCCATTACAGACATGCTTCACTGGTTTGCCGGCAATCAAGTTCGTAATGTCGCATCACTTGCAGGTAATATCATAACTGCGAGTCCCATATCGGATTTAAACCCTATATTGATGGCATCAAATGCTGTTTTGAACGTGTACAGTATGGATAAAGGACATAGGCAAGTAGTAATGAACGAATCTTTTTTCAAAGGATATCGGAAGACTGAAATAGAAGACCAAGAAATACTTATGTCCATTGAAATTCCATTCACGAAAGAATCACAATTCTTCAAAGCATATAAACAAGCTAAAAGGAAGGAAGACGATATATCTATAGTCACAGCGGCttttaatataacatttaaaGATAACAGTATTGTAGTGGAAGAAGCCACACTATGTTACGGTGGAATGGGACCGACTACTAAATGTGCAGCTAAAACATCAAAGGCAATGCAAAACCTACGTTGGaatcaaaatatgttaaatGTTGTTTTCGAAAATCTGTTACAAGAGTTTGAGTTAGACGTTTCGGTGCCTGGTGGAATGGCAGAATACAGAAAATCGCtttgtttaagtttattttttagattttatatcGACGTAtatagtaaaatacaaaaatacaatggtaCCACTATACCTCCGCAGTATTTAAGTGCTGCCACTGAAGAGTCAATATCATGGAACAGTGCGCagtattttgaaataaatgacAATAACAGAAAGATATCGGATAGTGTAGGCAAACCTGTGCCACATATGTCTGCTTACAAGCAAGCCTGCGGTGAAGCTTTGTACTGTGATGATATTCCACATTATGAAGATGAACTTTTTTTGACGTTAGTTTTCAGTACGAAAACTCACGCGGAAATTGTGTCGATAGATACAAGTAAAGCACTGTTAGTCCCTGGGGTAGTGGCTTTTTTGTCAGCATTAGATTTAGAAGAAAATCGTAACAAATTAGGTCCAATATTTAAAGATGAAGAGATATTTGCCTCAAAAGTGGTGACAAGTCGGTCCTGTGTTGTTGGCGCTGTGATTGCAAAATCTGAAAGTGCCGCAAGGAAGGGAAAAGATTTAGTCAGCGTTACTTACAACGCTCTTAATCCAGTCATTGTGACCATTGAAGATGCGATTGCTTACAAGTCATACTTTTCAAGTCCACGGGTACTCAAAAAAGGAGATGTTGTCGatgtttttaaaaacacaaaGCCTAACAGAATAATTGGAGGCCATGTAAGAAGTGGCGCACAAGAACACTTCTATTTAGAAACGATGTCTGCATTTGCCATAAGGAGAGAAGATGAGTTAGAAATTATTTCTTCTACGCAAAATCCTGCTGAAATCGGA CACCTGGCATCACAAGCTCTTGGTATACCCAATAATAAAGTTGTTTCGAAAGTAAAAAGGTTAGGAGGTGGTTTTGGTGGCAAGGAAACTCGAGCAACTATACTCGCTATACCCGTGGCAATAGCCAGTTATAAATTGAAGAAGCCAGTTAGAGCTGTTCTGGATAGAGATGAAGATATGCAAGCTACAGGTTACAGACACCCATGTTTGATCAAATATCAGGCGACGTTTGATAATGACGGAAGAATTACAGCTGCTAAATTTCAGATTTATGCAAACGCAGGAAATTCAATGGACATATCCTGTTCT ATGATGGAGAGAATAGTCATGCACTTAGATAATTGTTACTTCATACCAAACATAGACGTTGAAGGATACCTTTGCAAAACCAATATGCCCTCAAATACAGCTTTTAGGGGATTTGGGGGTCCACAAGCGATGTTTGCTACAGAGACATTGATAAGAGACGTGGCTGCAGCCCTCGGCAAGGACTATGAAGAAATTGCAGATCTAAATCTTTACAGAGAAGGTCATCTAACACATTTTAACCAGTGCCTTACATATTGCACTATTTCCAGATGTTGGAAAGAATGCATTGAAACTTCAAACTATTGGGAAAGAAAAAAAAGTGTTGAAGAATTTAATAG GTGTAACAGATGGAAGAAGAAGGGGATTTCAATATTACCCACGAAatacggaatatcatttcaaGGAAACCTCCTTATGCAAGGAGGTGCGTTGGTTTTAATATATACAGATGGATCGGTTCTTATATCTATCGGAGGTATCGAAATGGGACAaggtttatttacaaaaatgatTCAAGTTGCATCCAGAGTTCTAGAAGTCGATATCAGCAAAATTCACATTAGCGAAATGGCCACCAATACTATTCCAAACAGTTCACCGACAGCGGCTAGCATGAGTTCTGATATATATGGAATGGCAGTTGTTGATGCGTGCACTGCTCTAACGAAAAGGTTGGAGCCGTACAGAACCAAGGATCCCACTGGAACATGGGAGGAGTGGGTCATGTCGGCCTATTTTGACAGGGTCCATTTGTCAGCTACAGGTTTTTACGTAGTACCAAAAATCGAATACAACCCCGAAACAAATACTGGCAATCTTTTTGAATACTTCACTTATGGAGCAGCATGCTCAGAAGTTCTGGTGGATTGCTTGACGGGGGATCACACTGTGCTCAGAACTGATATTGTTATGGATTTAGGCGAAAGTTTAAACCCTGCAATTGACATAGGTCAAATTGAGGGGGCATTCACACAGGGCTATGGATACTACACGATAGAGGAAATGGTGTTTTCACCTACTGGTGAATTACTATCTCGTGGTCCGGGTGCTTATAAAATACCTGGGTTTTCCGATATACCGAAAACATTCAATGTTTCAATGTTAAAAGGAGCACCTAATCCCCGCGCCGTCTATTCTTCAAAG GCTGTGGGCGAGCCTCCACTATTCCTCGCCGCATCAGTTTTCTTCGCAATCAAGGAAGCTATCCGGTCAGCTCGAGTGGACGCCGGCGTGTCCCCCGAGTTTGTGCTGGAGACACCGGCGACATGCGCGCGAATAAGGATGGCTTGTGAAGACGAAATAACGAAACAG GTAAAACCTACAATAACGAGGAACGGCAAGCCTTGGAACGTGGTCGCATAG